A section of the Centroberyx gerrardi isolate f3 chromosome 8, fCenGer3.hap1.cur.20231027, whole genome shotgun sequence genome encodes:
- the mn1b gene encoding transcriptional activator MN1 — MFGLEQFGSQINSRNPGQSERNINQPRLNMGSHYKSPGFHAGGPPGAVEPGMGPLNEPPMLGLNMSMNGEQYGGFHPRGHSDMHAGGGLQQQQQQQQGPMHGFFNNQQPHQGHPHGHQPHPHQHHPHFSGNFGGPEPGSSCLHGGRLMGYNNNGMGPQQGFGEGFDPLAEGQAGDGFPQQQQRSGNMPDFQHHGPPSGNHAVPAPCLPLDQSPNRAASFHGLPSSSSSSSESHGLEPRRMPNQGAVEGLEYNFPSEPPSGHFDVPVFSPSESESQLPHFGPGRPVASGNFPGNPGMPRTPGMQGISKGHQPPPQPQQPQPPPQHGVFFERFGNGRKVPVGMEPGVNARHPLMQQQQQAGLIARQNSCPPGLPRPPQPEPGSTNPNILDGGVMMPGQHNQFEYPIHRLENRSLHPYGDPMFNMQQPAPPPPSQQPPNQRLQHFDSPYMNMAKRPRFEFPNAHGGEGWGGGIENHLSPSAYPGLPGEFTPPVSEGFPPGPLQHAGPEQQSLQQRQNAAMMIKQMASRNQQQRMRQPSLQQLGHHGDVPPGPMVHGGPVGSMPQPSFDRENGGRMPNFDGQNPHVTQENSWFPGSHPPGEMMSRRMGGAGNESGAHDMGLQQNGAGMMFRPGMGMQEPMRIPGDGHVQALHSPGMHSQFSGNMGNLSQMQSPGAGVGHPNAPAERRPADFPAPPMGAQPTFPYGGANRQGPAHSTPQGVSTSPGSYPPQSEFPAGQRSSVSKLGALSLGNFSKTSTKDNVFGQSCLAALSTACQNMIASLGAPNLNVTFNKKNQNEGKRKLSQTEQDINSSTANGTGSAGPEYFQSGTSQNSQMPGTGNSNAKPASQSQTVQGEASALSPNYNMDATPCSEGKATTGSGRGRGRRKRDSGHVSPGIFFSSDNGNPVVSPGQQTPSAGVGERGGGTPHEKPLQSPSWGKGGDLMLGDQADLMSSLDSGIQSVTKSDSSSPRVDFPDDVSTHYGNEDEVSSSSDAGGASATKPNRSPMITGSPKLQRGDHGLINGQKPLGMGINNHTTSTPDSYGLSAGGGTGGSGVSHPGTPGMEQVRTPSSTSGQDEIHPLEILQAQIQLQRQQFSISEDQPLAMKNGKKNGDCPSQNGDNELASCSPDAGKGSMGTIDLDTLMAEQHATWYVPSDKAMMDGPEDDKAMGPWEKNKSQNNSKEESELSQSKAGAGAPGAGGGGAGSGGSHLQCLSVHCTDELGDSKGRGGPVSSWRSLHSDISNRFGTFVAALT; from the coding sequence ATGTTTGGGCTGGAGCAGTTTGGTTCTCAGATTAATAGCAGAAACCCTGGCCAGTCAGAGAGAAACATAAACCAACCAAGACTGAACATGGGCTCCCATTATAAAAGCCCCGGCTTTCACGCTGGAGGCCCGCCGGgagccgtggaacccggcatgGGCCCGCTAAACGAGCCGCCAATGCTCGGGCTCAATATGAGCATGAACGGAGAGCAGTACGGGGGCTTTCACCCGCGGGGCCACTCGGACATGCATGCGGGCGGCGgacttcagcagcagcagcagcagcagcaaggacCCATGCATGGATTTTTTAACAACCAACAACCTCATCAAGGACATCCCCACGGCCACCAACCTCACCCCCACCAACATCACCCTCACTTCAGCGGGAATTTTGGAGGCCCAGAGCCAGGGTCATCCTGTTTGCATGGTGGCAGGCTAATGGGCTACAACAACAATGGCATGGGACCACAGCAGGGCTTCGGAGAGGGATTTGATCCCCTCGCCGAGGGCCAGGCAGGGGACGGCttcccccagcagcagcagaggtccGGTAACATGCCCGACTTCCAACATCACGGCCCTCCCAGTGGCAACCATGCCGTACCTGCCCCCTGTCTACCCTTGGACCAGTCACCTAACAGGGCAGCATCCTTCCAtggtctcccttcctcctcctcgtcctcctctgagTCTCATGGCCTGGAGCCTCGGCGAATGCCCAACCAGGGAGCTGTTGAGGGATTAGAGTATAATTTCCCCAGTGAGCCGCCATCTGGACATTTTGATGTACCTGTATTTTCCCCCTCAGAATCAGAATCTCAGTTGCCCCATTTTGGGCCAGGAAGGCCAGTCGCCAGTGGGAATTTCCCAGGGAACCCTGGCATGCCACGGACACCAGGTATGCAGGGCATCTCCAAAGGACACCAGCCACCCCCGCAGCCCCAGCAGCCTCAGCCGCCCCCACAGCACGGAGTGTTTTTTGAGCGGTTTGGAAATGGCCGGAAGGTGCCCGTGGGAATGGAGCCGGGGGTAAATGCGAGACATCCTCTcatgcagcagcaacaacaggcTGGCTTGATAGCGAGACAGAACTCATGCCCCCCTGGCCTCCCCCGACCCCCTCAGCCTGAGCCCGGCTCTACCAACCCCAACATTCTGGATGGAGGGGTCATGATGCCTGGCCAACACAACCAGTTTGAATATCCCATTCACAGACTGGAAAATAGGAGCCTGCACCCCTATGGGGACCCCATGTTTAATATGCAacagccagctcctcctcctccctcccaacAGCCCCCGAATCAGAGGCTGCAACACTTTGACTCTCCTTATATGAACATGGCTAAAAGGCCTAGATTTGAGTTCCCTAATGCACATGGCGGTGAAGGTTGGGGTGGTGGCATAGAGAACCACCTGTCCCCCTCCGCCTACCCAGGCCTACCTGGAGAGTTCACCCCACCTGTGAGTGAAGGTTTCCCCCCAGGCCCCCTGCAGCATGCGGGGCCTGAGCAGCAGTCTCTGCAGCAGCGTCAGAATGCAGCCATGATGATCAAACAGATGGCCTCTCGCAACCAGCAGCAGAGGATGAGGCAGCCCAGTCTGCAGCAGCTGGGTCATCACGGCGACGTACCTCCGGGCCCCATGGTTCATGGAGGCCCAGTGGGGAGCATGCCTCAGCCCAGCTTTGACAGGGAGAACGGTGGCAGGATGCCCAACTTTGACGGACAGAATCCTCACGTAACTCAGGAGAACTCCTGGTTCCCGGGGTCCCACCCACCAGGGGAGATGATGTCACGGCGTATGGGTGGAGCGGGAAATGAGTCAGGGGCCCATGACATGGGGCTGCAGCAGAACGGGGCTGGGATGATGTTTAGGCCAGGCATGGGCATGCAGGAGCCCATGAGAATACCAGGAGACGGCCACGTCCAGGCTCTCCATTCCCCGGGCATGCACTCCCAGTTCAGCGGCAACATGGGCAACCTGTCACAGATGCAGTCTCCAGGAGCAGGAGTAGGGCATCCGAATGCACCAGCAGAGAGACGGCCAGCAGACTTCCCTGCACCTCCTATGGGAGCTCAGCCGACGTTTCCCTATGGAGGGGCTAACCGTCAGGGGCCAGCCCACAGCACTCCCCAGGGGGTGAGCACCTCACCAGGGAGCTACCCTCCTCAGTCTGAGTTCCCCGCAGGCCAGCGGTCGTCCGTTAGTAAGCTTGGAGCTCTCTCCCTAGGGAACTTCAGCAAAACCAGCACTAAAGACAATGTTTTCGGCCAGAGCTGCCTGGCGGCCCTTTCCACGGCCTGCCAGAACATGATCGCTAGCCTAGGGGCCCCCAACCTCAACGTAACATTCAACAAGAAGAACCAAAATGAGGGCAAGCGAAAACTGAGTCAGACAGAGCAGGACATTAATAGCAGCACAGCTAATGGGACTGGCAGTGCTGGTCCTGAATATTTTCAGAGCGGCACTTCCCAGAACAGCCAGATGCCTGGCACCGGGAATAGCAACGCTAAGCCTGCAAGTCAAAGCCAGACGGTGCAGGGGGAAGCCAGTGCCCTCTCCCCAAATTACAACATGGACGCTACCCCGTGCAGTGAGGGGAAAGCAACAAcagggagtgggagagggagagggaggagaaaaagagacagtggACATGTGAGCcctggaatttttttttcctctgacaACGGTAACCCTGTTGTAAGTCCAGGCCAGCAGACCCCCTCAGCTGGCGTtggggagaggggtgggggtacGCCCCATGAGAAACCCCTCCAATCCCCCTCATGGGGAAAAGGAGGTGACCTAATGTTGGGGGACCAGGCAGACCTGATGTCTTCTCTGGACAGTGGCATTCAAAGTGTCACCAAGTCTGACAGTAGCTCACCGCGAGTGGACTTTCCTGACGATGTCAGCACCCACTATGGCAACGAGGATGAGGTGTCCTCCAGCTCAGACGCAGGAGGGGCCTCAGCCACCAAGCCTAACCGCAGCCCCATGATCACCGGCTCACCCAAACTGCAGAGGGGTGACCATGGGTTGATAAATGGACAGAAGCCCCTAGGCATGGGCATTAACAATCATACTACCTCGACACCCGACAGCTATGGACTGAGCGCCGGTGGGGGCACAGGGGGCAGCGGGGTGAGCCACCCGGGCACTCCTGGGATGGAGCAGGTACGCACCCCTTCCAGCACCTCCGGCCAGGATGAGATCCATCCTCTGGAGATCCTGCAGGCCCAGATCCAGCTACAGCGGCAGCAATTCAGTATCTCAGAGGACCAGCCGCTGGCTATGAAGAATGGCAAAAAGAACGGCGACTGTCCCTCACAGAACGGAGACAATGAGCTGGCGAGCTGCAGCCCGGATGCTGGGAAGGGCTCAATGGGCACTATTGACCTTGACACCCTCATGGCAGAGCAGCACGCCACCTGGTACGTGCCCAGCGACAAGGCCATGATGGACGGGCCAGAGGATGACAAGGCCATGGGGCcctgggaaaaaaataagagccaaaataacagtaaagaaG